One part of the Crocosphaera sp. UHCC 0190 genome encodes these proteins:
- a CDS encoding DUF721 domain-containing protein yields MASEQTNNFFHCSDNSMTLNSLNQLLTNLIAQPHLAAYQRYQTVCQAWDKVVNERVAAQTRPRYINRNILWVATASAVWAQQLSLTRYSLLKQLNTHLSAEPLEDIRFSSAQWYQPQALTPNAISRVSASLSPEVTTTPQAAFEQWVKVLQDRDQTLLLCPQCHCPTPLAELNRWNKCSLCMVQHWQ; encoded by the coding sequence ATGGCATCTGAACAAACGAATAACTTTTTTCATTGTAGCGATAATTCCATGACCTTGAACTCTCTCAATCAACTACTAACTAACCTCATCGCTCAACCTCATTTGGCAGCCTATCAAAGATATCAAACGGTTTGTCAGGCCTGGGATAAGGTAGTTAATGAGCGAGTTGCTGCTCAGACACGCCCCCGATATATCAACCGCAATATTCTCTGGGTAGCTACTGCCAGTGCTGTTTGGGCCCAACAACTCTCTTTAACGCGCTATTCTTTGCTAAAACAACTCAATACTCACTTATCTGCTGAACCCTTAGAGGACATTCGCTTTTCTTCTGCCCAGTGGTATCAGCCTCAAGCCTTGACTCCAAATGCCATCTCCAGGGTTTCAGCCAGCCTATCCCCTGAAGTTACCACAACCCCCCAAGCAGCCTTTGAACAATGGGTAAAAGTCCTCCAAGATCGAGATCAAACTCTGCTGTTATGTCCTCAATGTCACTGTCCCACACCCCTTGCAGAACTTAATCGTTGGAACAAATGTTCGCTTTGCATGGTACAACATTGGCAATAA
- a CDS encoding DUF3110 domain-containing protein, with protein sequence MAKVYVLLFNARTENEGIHTVQMGDRNKILMFESEDDATRYALLLEAQDFPAPTVEPFDSEEIEAFCQDADYDWELVPDGQLAIPPEQNVDDLDWEGDGKSQKTGEPDSPSDLSSEELDKIRRKLEGLL encoded by the coding sequence ATGGCTAAAGTATATGTCTTACTATTTAACGCCCGAACTGAAAATGAAGGCATTCATACAGTGCAAATGGGCGATCGCAATAAGATCCTGATGTTTGAGTCAGAAGACGATGCCACCCGTTACGCCTTATTACTCGAAGCCCAGGATTTTCCAGCCCCAACAGTGGAACCCTTTGATTCCGAGGAAATTGAAGCCTTTTGCCAAGACGCTGATTATGATTGGGAATTAGTTCCTGATGGACAGTTAGCCATTCCCCCAGAGCAAAATGTGGATGATCTTGATTGGGAAGGGGACGGAAAAAGTCAAAAGACTGGGGAACCAGACAGCCCCTCAGACTTATCTTCTGAGGAATTAGACAAAATTCGCCGTAAATTAGAGGGCCTACTGTAA
- a CDS encoding site-2 protease family protein, whose amino-acid sequence MLNVSETTTVFIILLVAFGLLAWGYNRAKAYGKLGILAWLQSVVLMSPWLIFFGLFAVGIYLNLVGILLLLIASVAFYIYLGKRLRAEGQDVMLREKAAQRLQEQEASNPIETSESFRTESDQKIVPDVLPIPEEDLQLIKGIFGIDTFFATETISYQEGAIFKGNLRGEPDQVYDRLSAKLKTNFGEKYRLFLVEGTEGRPVMIVLPSTDDPQPATLVQKNLALVLLVATIVTTLEASGILLGFDLFNNWGRYQEAIPLSLGIWAVLISHEIGHRILAKRYNLRLSLPFFLPTWQIGSFGAITRFESLIPSRTALFDVALAGPALGGIISFVLLIIGLILSHEGSLFQVPTQFFQGSILVGSLAKVVLGEQLQNSIVAVHPLTIVGWLGLVITALNLMPAGQLDGGRIVQAIYGRKTARRTTIITLIVLGLVTLFSPANPIPLYWAIVILFLQRDLERPSLNELTEPDDTRAAWGLLALFLMLATLIPLSPGLAGKLGIGG is encoded by the coding sequence ATGTTGAATGTCTCTGAGACAACGACCGTTTTCATCATTCTTTTAGTTGCCTTTGGTCTTCTTGCCTGGGGTTATAATCGGGCCAAAGCCTATGGAAAATTGGGGATTTTGGCTTGGTTACAGTCAGTGGTTTTGATGTCTCCTTGGTTAATTTTCTTTGGCTTATTTGCGGTAGGAATTTATCTCAATTTAGTGGGAATTTTACTCTTATTGATAGCTTCTGTTGCTTTTTATATCTATTTAGGAAAACGTCTGAGAGCCGAAGGTCAAGATGTGATGTTGCGAGAAAAAGCCGCGCAACGGTTACAAGAACAAGAAGCCTCAAATCCTATTGAAACTTCCGAATCTTTTCGGACAGAATCAGACCAGAAAATTGTACCTGATGTTCTACCCATTCCTGAAGAAGACTTACAATTAATTAAGGGGATTTTTGGCATTGACACTTTCTTTGCAACGGAAACAATTTCTTATCAAGAAGGAGCAATTTTTAAAGGCAATTTAAGAGGAGAACCCGATCAAGTTTATGACCGTCTCTCTGCAAAACTTAAAACTAATTTTGGAGAAAAATATCGTCTCTTTTTAGTGGAAGGAACAGAAGGACGACCAGTCATGATTGTTCTTCCTAGTACGGACGATCCTCAACCAGCAACCCTCGTTCAAAAAAATTTAGCCTTAGTGTTATTAGTGGCAACAATTGTCACCACTTTAGAAGCATCTGGCATTCTTTTGGGCTTTGATTTATTTAATAATTGGGGTCGCTATCAAGAAGCTATTCCCTTGAGTTTAGGAATTTGGGCTGTCTTAATTTCTCATGAAATTGGCCATCGTATTTTAGCAAAACGATACAATTTAAGGCTTAGTTTGCCTTTCTTTCTTCCTACTTGGCAAATTGGATCTTTTGGAGCAATTACTCGTTTTGAATCCTTAATTCCTAGCCGTACTGCTTTATTTGATGTCGCCTTAGCGGGGCCAGCATTAGGGGGAATTATTTCCTTTGTTTTATTAATTATTGGCTTGATTTTGTCCCATGAAGGAAGTCTTTTTCAAGTGCCAACGCAGTTTTTCCAAGGCTCAATTTTAGTCGGCAGTTTAGCCAAAGTTGTCCTAGGGGAACAATTGCAAAACTCGATTGTTGCTGTTCATCCTTTAACCATTGTGGGATGGTTAGGTTTAGTAATCACGGCCCTGAATTTAATGCCGGCTGGTCAATTAGATGGAGGCCGAATTGTCCAAGCAATTTATGGCAGAAAAACCGCTAGACGGACAACCATTATTACCTTAATTGTCTTAGGACTTGTGACCTTATTTAGCCCGGCTAATCCTATTCCTTTATATTGGGCTATTGTCATTTTATTCTTACAACGAGACTTAGAACGGCCTAGTCTCAATGAATTAACAGAACCCGATGATACCCGCGCTGCTTGGGGATTATTAGCTCTCTTTTTAATGTTAGCAACCTTGATTCCCTTAAGTCCAGGATTGGCTGGAAAATTAGGCATTGGTGGATAA
- a CDS encoding PRC-barrel domain-containing protein: MTTDNIRLRNEFINTQVITREGGKKLGVVKEILVDIDQREVVALGLRDNALSLSGMPQYMYIASIRQIGDVILVDNEDAIEPLDIDAYTPVINSEVITEAGEPLGRVRDFQFDLATGKVSSIIIASLGYPQIPDQVLSTYEIGIEEVVSSGPNRLIVFEGSEERLTQLTVGVLERLGIGRPPWEKEDEDYIYSPPTARPENQLGTGIPIRTPVEVRKPVMEERWDEDTWEQPITAPPPRRQAESIRYDEYEEDNWGDVRREEPLSYEPPRQEKEYDYDYDEVRGDVWDDDVEPEPYNPPRVNIPQKQKQAEYYEEEA; the protein is encoded by the coding sequence ATGACCACAGATAACATCCGATTACGCAACGAATTTATTAATACACAAGTGATCACCCGTGAAGGGGGGAAAAAATTAGGGGTCGTCAAAGAAATTTTAGTCGATATAGACCAAAGGGAAGTTGTTGCCCTAGGACTAAGGGATAATGCACTTTCTTTGTCTGGTATGCCCCAATATATGTATATAGCTAGTATCCGTCAAATCGGTGATGTCATCCTCGTTGACAATGAAGATGCCATCGAACCCCTTGATATTGATGCTTATACCCCCGTAATTAATAGTGAGGTGATTACAGAAGCTGGGGAACCTTTAGGGCGAGTCCGAGACTTTCAGTTTGATTTAGCAACGGGTAAAGTGTCCTCAATTATTATCGCCTCTTTAGGATACCCCCAAATTCCTGATCAAGTCTTAAGTACCTATGAAATTGGGATAGAAGAAGTGGTCAGTAGCGGCCCCAACCGTCTAATTGTTTTTGAAGGGTCAGAGGAACGGTTAACCCAATTAACTGTCGGGGTTTTAGAGCGTTTAGGCATCGGTAGACCCCCTTGGGAAAAAGAAGACGAAGACTATATCTATTCCCCCCCAACTGCCCGCCCCGAAAACCAATTGGGAACAGGTATTCCCATCCGAACCCCTGTAGAAGTGCGAAAACCAGTGATGGAGGAACGTTGGGATGAAGATACCTGGGAACAACCCATCACAGCCCCTCCCCCACGGCGACAAGCGGAGTCAATTCGCTATGACGAATATGAAGAGGATAACTGGGGAGATGTGCGACGAGAAGAACCCCTCTCCTATGAACCCCCTCGCCAAGAAAAAGAGTACGATTATGACTATGATGAGGTGAGAGGAGATGTCTGGGATGATGATGTAGAACCTGAACCTTACAACCCCCCTCGCGTCAATATCCCTCAAAAACAAAAACAAGCGGAATATTACGAAGAAGAAGCATAA
- a CDS encoding FHA domain-containing protein, with the protein MITLTLLHPGKTVPVQNWTFDTTATIRIGRSMDNEVVLYSAVVSRHHLEIRREGNNWEVVNIGTNGTYVDGQLISKTLATDGMIIRLASSGPKIQIHIPPEESPIQRQLAQLTRSLSSSSADLKSSSAKDTVTNEPANPT; encoded by the coding sequence GTGATTACTCTGACTTTACTTCATCCCGGAAAAACTGTACCCGTGCAAAATTGGACTTTTGACACGACCGCAACCATTCGCATTGGACGCTCTATGGACAATGAGGTGGTTCTCTATAGTGCGGTTGTCTCTCGCCATCATCTGGAAATTCGACGGGAAGGAAATAATTGGGAGGTGGTCAATATTGGCACGAATGGAACCTATGTTGATGGCCAACTGATTAGCAAAACCCTAGCGACCGATGGCATGATCATTCGTTTAGCCAGTTCTGGTCCAAAAATTCAGATTCATATTCCCCCAGAAGAGTCTCCTATTCAACGCCAACTCGCTCAGTTGACACGCTCTTTGTCCTCTTCCTCTGCTGACCTCAAAAGTTCTTCTGCTAAAGATACTGTAACGAATGAACCCGCTAACCCGACTTAA
- a CDS encoding phosphoribosylanthranilate isomerase, which produces MRVKICGITQPQQGQAIADLGATALGFICVPQSPRYVNRQQLQALVQEMPSTVERIGVFANATLTDIQQVLETTELTGIQLHGAESSEFCGQVKQQFPQIEVIKALRIQTPQCLSQTLDYVPWVDTLLLDAYHPRQLGGTGQTLDWETLAQFQPSRPWLLAGGLTPDNITQALQLLHPDGIDLSSGVERSPGDKDLSKVVQLFQVLQN; this is translated from the coding sequence ATGCGGGTGAAAATTTGCGGAATCACTCAACCACAACAAGGACAAGCGATCGCTGACTTAGGAGCGACGGCCTTGGGATTTATTTGTGTGCCTCAGTCTCCTCGTTATGTCAATAGGCAACAACTTCAAGCATTGGTTCAAGAAATGCCCTCAACGGTTGAGCGCATTGGCGTGTTTGCGAATGCCACTTTAACAGACATTCAACAGGTATTAGAAACCACCGAATTAACAGGGATACAACTTCATGGTGCGGAGTCGTCAGAATTTTGTGGTCAAGTGAAACAACAATTTCCCCAGATTGAAGTGATTAAAGCCTTGAGAATTCAAACCCCTCAGTGTTTGTCCCAAACCCTAGATTATGTTCCTTGGGTTGATACCTTGCTCTTAGATGCTTATCATCCTCGACAATTAGGCGGGACTGGCCAAACCTTAGATTGGGAAACCTTGGCGCAATTTCAGCCCTCTCGTCCTTGGTTGCTCGCCGGAGGATTAACACCCGATAATATTACCCAAGCTCTCCAATTATTACATCCCGATGGCATTGATTTATCCAGTGGGGTTGAGCGATCGCCAGGGGACAAAGATTTGAGTAAAGTCGTTCAATTATTTCAAGTATTGCAAAACTAA
- a CDS encoding FtsW/RodA/SpoVE family cell cycle protein, whose translation MLRKLILIIFPIVNPDLQHWSNEARFLRWLTLLWLSLGLIALFSASYPVALAETGNGWYYVFRQAIWIWAGLHGFNLITRSPLQYIIKLAPWSILLLLGLILSTLVPGLGHEVYGATRWIKLGPILIQPSELMKPFLVLQSAYIFGQWHRHSWRVRLQWIGVFGLVLAGILLQPNLSTTALCGMSLWLIALASGIPSMYLTTTALGGILTAFVSISFREYQRKRITAFLDPWADPLGNGYQLVQSLMAVGSGGTFGVGYGMSQQKLFYLPIQYTDFIFSVYAEEFGFVGSIVLLILLLTYATFALRVAVNCSHRVKRLVAIGVMVMMVGQALLNIGVATGALPTTGLPFPLWSYGGSSTLASLTLAALLIRVARESNEAEVVMLPQKA comes from the coding sequence GTGCTACGAAAACTCATTCTGATTATCTTTCCCATTGTCAATCCCGATTTACAGCATTGGTCAAACGAAGCCCGCTTTTTGCGCTGGTTAACGTTGCTTTGGTTGTCTCTGGGTTTAATCGCTTTGTTTTCCGCTTCCTATCCCGTTGCCCTCGCTGAAACGGGAAATGGTTGGTATTATGTATTTCGTCAAGCCATCTGGATCTGGGCGGGGTTGCATGGGTTTAATTTAATCACGCGATCGCCCCTACAATACATCATCAAGTTGGCTCCTTGGTCTATTTTACTGTTATTAGGATTAATTCTTTCTACCTTAGTTCCAGGTTTAGGCCATGAGGTTTATGGGGCAACCCGTTGGATTAAATTGGGCCCAATTTTGATTCAACCTTCGGAGTTAATGAAACCTTTTTTAGTGTTGCAAAGTGCCTATATTTTTGGTCAATGGCATCGACATTCTTGGCGCGTCAGACTGCAATGGATTGGTGTATTTGGCTTAGTTTTAGCGGGAATTTTATTACAACCGAATTTAAGTACCACGGCTTTATGTGGCATGAGTTTATGGTTAATTGCTTTAGCATCGGGCATTCCATCTATGTATTTAACCACAACCGCTTTAGGGGGTATTTTAACTGCTTTTGTTAGTATTAGTTTTCGAGAATATCAACGGAAACGGATTACAGCATTTCTTGATCCTTGGGCTGATCCTTTAGGGAATGGCTATCAATTAGTACAAAGTTTGATGGCTGTGGGATCGGGGGGAACTTTTGGCGTAGGCTATGGAATGTCTCAACAAAAATTGTTTTATTTACCGATTCAATATACTGATTTTATTTTCTCGGTTTATGCAGAAGAATTTGGCTTTGTCGGTAGCATTGTTTTACTGATATTATTATTAACTTACGCGACGTTTGCTTTACGAGTGGCCGTAAATTGTAGTCATCGTGTTAAACGGCTAGTGGCGATCGGCGTTATGGTGATGATGGTGGGACAAGCATTATTAAATATTGGTGTGGCAACAGGGGCTTTACCCACCACGGGTTTACCCTTTCCCCTATGGAGTTATGGGGGTAGTTCTACTTTAGCTAGTTTAACCTTAGCGGCTTTATTAATCCGCGTAGCGAGAGAAAGTAATGAGGCAGAGGTAGTAATGTTACCGCAAAAAGCTTAA
- a CDS encoding nucleotidyltransferase domain-containing protein has translation MNKVRLENIIRYRQTAQQNWQKTQVQRQARQEKAWTLAKQAATLLKEQFQVTKVVVFGSLIREDCFTLWSDIDLAAWGLSPQDTFRALEVIAQ, from the coding sequence ATGAATAAAGTTAGACTAGAAAACATTATTAGATACCGTCAAACCGCACAACAAAATTGGCAAAAAACTCAAGTCCAAAGACAAGCAAGACAAGAAAAAGCTTGGACATTAGCAAAACAAGCAGCAACCTTATTAAAAGAACAATTTCAAGTTACAAAAGTTGTTGTTTTTGGCTCACTTATTCGAGAAGATTGTTTTACCCTTTGGTCAGATATTGATCTTGCTGCTTGGGGACTTTCCCCTCAAGATACTTTTCGTGCATTAGAGGTTATCGCCCAATAA
- the murQ gene encoding N-acetylmuramic acid 6-phosphate etherase translates to MENLEERGHLLTEQVNTNSHNLDQLTCLELVDLFNQEDTQTLKAIAQARLELAQAIEVTSQALSQGGRLFYVGAGTSGRLGVLDAAECPPTFCTHPDMVQGIIAGGAAALVRSSEDLEDRPEDGASAIAQRQITNKDVVVGISAGGTTPFVHGALEAAKQRGARTIAMSCVPAQQVPMIVDIDIRLLTGPEILAGSTRLKAGTVTKMALNILSTGVMVKLGKVYGNRMIDVSVTNRKLHDRALRILQELTDLNREGAGFLLERSGRRVKLALLMHWTALDVQDCQELLKTHQGNLRAALESHTQSSN, encoded by the coding sequence ATGGAAAACTTAGAAGAACGGGGCCATCTGTTAACGGAACAAGTCAACACCAATAGTCACAATTTGGATCAATTAACTTGTTTGGAGTTGGTTGATCTATTCAATCAAGAAGATACCCAAACTCTGAAGGCGATCGCCCAAGCCCGCTTAGAATTGGCTCAAGCGATTGAAGTCACCAGTCAAGCCCTCAGCCAAGGGGGTCGCTTATTTTACGTTGGAGCAGGTACTAGCGGACGTTTAGGGGTATTAGATGCGGCGGAATGTCCCCCCACCTTCTGTACCCATCCTGACATGGTACAGGGCATTATTGCGGGAGGGGCGGCGGCTTTGGTAAGAAGTTCTGAAGATTTAGAAGATCGTCCCGAAGATGGGGCCTCCGCGATCGCTCAACGACAAATCACCAACAAAGATGTGGTGGTGGGTATTAGTGCGGGTGGTACGACCCCCTTTGTTCACGGGGCCTTAGAAGCGGCTAAACAGCGAGGGGCCCGCACCATTGCCATGAGTTGTGTTCCGGCCCAACAAGTCCCGATGATTGTTGATATTGATATTCGTTTGTTAACGGGGCCGGAAATTTTAGCGGGTTCCACCCGTCTTAAGGCGGGAACCGTGACGAAAATGGCTTTAAATATCCTCTCGACGGGGGTAATGGTCAAACTGGGAAAAGTGTACGGAAATCGCATGATTGATGTGTCTGTGACTAACCGCAAGCTCCATGACCGCGCTTTACGAATCTTACAAGAATTAACCGATCTCAATCGAGAAGGGGCGGGATTTTTGTTAGAGCGCAGTGGCAGACGGGTTAAACTAGCTTTATTGATGCACTGGACAGCACTGGATGTTCAAGATTGTCAAGAACTTCTGAAAACCCATCAAGGAAACTTGCGGGCTGCCCTGGAAAGTCACACTCAATCGTCTAATTAA
- the psaK gene encoding photosystem I reaction center subunit PsaK, whose translation MLSTFMILAQANPVVTAQWNLSVGIIMIFANLFAFIVGYFAIQNTGAGPDLPLPQLASRKKFGLPELLATASFGHILGAGIILGLSNSGLL comes from the coding sequence ATGCTCTCAACTTTCATGATACTTGCTCAAGCCAATCCTGTCGTCACGGCCCAATGGAATTTGTCTGTGGGGATTATTATGATCTTCGCTAACTTGTTTGCCTTTATTGTTGGCTATTTTGCCATTCAAAATACTGGGGCCGGCCCTGACTTACCTTTACCTCAACTGGCTTCTCGGAAAAAATTTGGACTACCAGAATTATTAGCAACGGCAAGTTTCGGCCATATTCTCGGAGCCGGCATTATTTTAGGGTTATCGAATTCTGGCCTTCTGTAA
- the malQ gene encoding 4-alpha-glucanotransferase: MTFFNRSSGILLHPTSLPSRFGIGDLGEGPYRFIDFLVASGQTIWQVLPLGPTGYGNSPYLSYSALAGNPLLISPDILYGDGLVTQEDLDSFPEFPADYVDYDLVIQTKFPLLKKASETFKNQGHEELWQEFHQFCDRHAYWLEDYALFMSLHEAHPGKGWHQWEPDLAKREPQALQACKERLGDAIFYHKFLQFEFFRQWQGVKKYANERNIQIFGDIPIYVAYDGADVWAHSDIFCIDPETHEIELMAGVPPDYFSATGQLWGNPVYNWEKVQENNFKWWIQRFKTTLEYFDIVRIDHFRGFQAYWGVPKGETTAMNGEWLEAPGEAFFERLKEELGDLPIVAEDLGVITPEVEALRDKFEFPGMKILHFAFDSDRANPFLPYNYVKRNCVVYTGTHDNNTTVGWFAERNFEEKARVGDYLGSICSQGIHWSLIRLAMGSVANQAVFPLQDLLGLTETARMNTPGLADGNWGWRYRPEMLTPELGKHLRFLTELYGRIVYPEYQPPEEG; the protein is encoded by the coding sequence ATGACATTTTTTAACAGATCTAGTGGTATTTTACTACACCCAACCTCCCTACCCAGTCGCTTCGGAATTGGAGACTTAGGGGAAGGCCCTTATCGCTTCATTGATTTTTTAGTCGCCAGTGGACAAACTATCTGGCAAGTGTTGCCCTTGGGGCCAACAGGTTATGGCAATTCTCCCTATTTATCCTATTCTGCCCTAGCCGGAAACCCTCTCTTGATCAGTCCTGATATCCTTTACGGCGATGGATTAGTTACCCAGGAAGATTTGGACAGTTTTCCCGAATTTCCGGCTGATTATGTAGATTATGACCTGGTAATTCAAACCAAGTTTCCCCTGCTCAAAAAAGCCAGTGAAACCTTTAAAAATCAGGGTCATGAGGAATTATGGCAAGAATTTCATCAATTCTGCGATCGCCATGCTTACTGGTTAGAAGATTATGCCCTGTTTATGTCTCTCCATGAGGCCCACCCAGGGAAAGGATGGCACCAATGGGAACCTGATTTGGCCAAACGGGAACCCCAAGCCCTTCAAGCTTGCAAAGAACGCTTAGGAGATGCCATTTTCTATCATAAGTTTCTCCAATTTGAATTCTTCCGTCAATGGCAAGGGGTGAAAAAATATGCCAACGAGCGCAATATTCAGATTTTTGGGGATATTCCCATTTATGTCGCCTATGATGGGGCTGATGTGTGGGCCCATTCTGATATTTTTTGTATTGACCCCGAAACCCATGAAATTGAGCTAATGGCCGGTGTTCCCCCGGATTATTTTAGTGCCACAGGGCAGTTATGGGGAAATCCCGTTTATAATTGGGAAAAAGTCCAAGAAAATAACTTTAAGTGGTGGATTCAACGGTTTAAAACAACCTTAGAGTATTTTGATATTGTGCGGATTGACCATTTTCGGGGTTTCCAAGCCTATTGGGGAGTTCCGAAAGGGGAAACCACTGCCATGAATGGGGAATGGCTAGAAGCCCCAGGAGAGGCATTTTTTGAGCGTCTCAAGGAAGAATTAGGGGATCTACCGATTGTAGCTGAAGATTTAGGGGTAATTACCCCAGAAGTGGAAGCTTTACGGGATAAATTTGAGTTTCCTGGGATGAAGATCTTACATTTTGCTTTTGATTCAGATCGGGCTAATCCTTTCTTACCCTATAACTACGTTAAGCGCAATTGTGTGGTTTATACCGGAACCCACGATAATAATACAACAGTGGGATGGTTTGCTGAGCGTAATTTTGAAGAAAAAGCGAGGGTGGGGGACTATTTAGGGTCGATCTGTTCTCAAGGTATTCATTGGAGTTTGATTCGTTTAGCGATGGGTTCTGTTGCTAATCAAGCGGTGTTTCCTTTGCAAGATTTGTTAGGGTTAACAGAGACAGCGCGGATGAATACTCCTGGCCTCGCAGATGGTAACTGGGGATGGCGATATCGTCCTGAAATGTTAACCCCAGAGTTAGGGAAACATTTGCGGTTTTTAACAGAATTGTACGGACGGATTGTTTATCCTGAATATCAGCCCCCTGAAGAGGGATAA